The following proteins are encoded in a genomic region of Mycobacterium sp. 155:
- a CDS encoding adenylate/guanylate cyclase domain-containing protein: MPELALNGQLPARTAHYAESLSSRLRVLTIATWIAASVSGFFGLFQLIVGGAIWRVGFLNLGFAALFVVVPLLYRFGELVAPLTFFIIAYVSVSLMCYQVGTGSGLQLYFLVSASLVVLVLGIERIGLAAVLVGLGVIASIALAFLAPVDRGLGPSWTLRFGFVVTAISSTVMVFATVWLVLRENARAEAAMEAEYQRSEQLLANILPATVAARLKDPARTIIADKYDDASILFADIAGYTSRASDTSPADLVRFLDRLYTDLDALVDKHDLEKVKTSGDSYMVVSGVPNPRTDHVEALACFALDMADAVADLKDPQGRAVPLRIGLAAGPVVAGVVGARKFFYDVWGDAVNIASRMETTDVEGRIQVPQNVYERISDRFVLEERGEVDIKGKGVMRTWYLVGRRDDDVRAAVETS, encoded by the coding sequence ATGCCCGAGCTGGCGTTGAACGGTCAGCTGCCCGCGCGGACCGCGCACTACGCGGAGAGCCTGTCCAGTCGGTTGCGGGTGCTGACCATCGCAACGTGGATCGCCGCTTCGGTATCCGGCTTTTTCGGCCTGTTCCAGCTAATTGTCGGTGGGGCCATCTGGCGAGTCGGGTTTCTCAACCTCGGGTTCGCAGCCCTGTTCGTGGTGGTACCGCTGCTGTACCGATTTGGTGAGCTCGTCGCACCGTTGACCTTCTTCATCATCGCCTACGTCTCGGTGTCGTTGATGTGTTATCAGGTGGGCACGGGGTCCGGCCTACAGCTCTATTTCCTGGTGTCGGCCTCGTTGGTGGTGCTGGTGCTGGGTATTGAGCGCATCGGCCTCGCTGCCGTGCTCGTCGGGCTGGGCGTCATCGCATCGATCGCGCTGGCATTCTTGGCCCCGGTCGACCGTGGCCTCGGCCCGTCGTGGACGTTGCGCTTCGGCTTCGTGGTTACGGCGATTTCGTCGACCGTCATGGTCTTCGCCACGGTGTGGTTGGTGTTGCGCGAGAATGCCCGCGCCGAAGCGGCTATGGAAGCCGAATACCAGCGCTCCGAGCAACTGTTGGCCAACATCCTGCCGGCCACCGTCGCCGCCCGCCTCAAGGATCCGGCCCGCACGATCATCGCCGACAAATACGACGATGCGTCCATCCTGTTCGCCGACATCGCCGGCTACACCAGCCGCGCCAGCGACACTTCGCCTGCCGACCTGGTGCGCTTCCTCGACCGGCTCTACACCGACCTCGATGCGTTGGTGGACAAGCACGATCTGGAGAAGGTGAAGACCAGCGGCGACTCATACATGGTGGTCTCCGGTGTGCCCAACCCAAGGACCGACCACGTCGAGGCGTTGGCGTGCTTTGCGCTCGACATGGCCGACGCCGTCGCCGATCTCAAGGATCCGCAGGGCCGGGCCGTACCACTGCGTATCGGATTGGCGGCCGGCCCCGTCGTGGCCGGTGTGGTCGGTGCCCGCAAATTCTTCTACGACGTGTGGGGCGATGCCGTCAACATCGCATCTCGGATGGAGACCACCGACGTCGAAGGGCGAATTCAGGTGCCGCAGAACGTCTATGAGCGCATCAGCGACCGCTTCGTGCTCGAGGAACGCGGAGAGGTCGACATCAAGGGCAAGGGCGTAATGCGGACCTGGTACCTGGTCGGCCGCCGCGACGACGATGTGCGTGCGGCGGTCGAGACCAGCTAG
- a CDS encoding DUF2339 domain-containing protein, giving the protein MTEPHRALISRLAADISAINAYTGRVSADLAQLDRLLAYQPVAPHWAAGPYPAAPQVAAPVAVAPPVAVPAPPPVAAPPPRRERPEGWIGKVLAVAGVAVTLVGVVLLVVLAAQAGILRPGFRVAAGAVLAVALIAVAWWQQARPGGRIGAIALAATGIAAAYIDVIAVTAIYHWVSAPVGLTIAAVIGGAGLTLARMWDSEHLGLLVLVPLIVLAPVVTDGVTLLLIGFMLALSAATLPVQWGRDWMTLHVARITAGTVPLLVALMGATFGDHNDLRLALACAIGAVLAVASGVLLLRWTANKAGMALTTAAGTIPLLCVSAAVDRAVAALMIGVLAAALVGIAAIGNQVPGVTAVVRQVWSVLSAVAALIAVTVAFEGTVAGPVLLAMAVAVAITAPRSDIGRWAAVGFAVVGGLYFLSYAPPETLMHATELSGGVAASVLTSSILAIAAAVTIVWSWRVGRPVHDDSIRLLWVVAAAVIGYAVTTFTVTVGVLVGGTGAGFFGGHMAATICWIVLAAGLFHYAASRPRLQRSLPIGGGLALVAAAMAKLFLFDLGTLDGIFRVAVFIVVGLTLLGMGAGYARLLSQQDKNDEQLTESQM; this is encoded by the coding sequence ATGACCGAACCGCATCGTGCCCTCATCTCCCGGTTGGCTGCGGACATCTCTGCGATCAACGCCTACACGGGCCGGGTGTCGGCGGACCTGGCGCAGCTGGACCGCCTGCTGGCCTACCAACCTGTCGCTCCACACTGGGCTGCCGGCCCCTACCCTGCGGCTCCACAGGTCGCAGCGCCCGTCGCTGTCGCACCCCCGGTGGCCGTACCCGCTCCGCCCCCGGTCGCAGCTCCGCCTCCGCGTCGCGAACGCCCCGAAGGCTGGATCGGCAAGGTCCTGGCTGTCGCCGGTGTGGCCGTCACCCTTGTCGGTGTCGTGCTGCTCGTGGTACTGGCCGCGCAGGCGGGCATTCTGCGGCCCGGATTCCGCGTCGCAGCGGGCGCGGTGCTGGCGGTGGCACTGATCGCGGTGGCCTGGTGGCAGCAGGCGCGGCCCGGTGGGCGCATAGGCGCGATCGCACTGGCCGCGACCGGGATCGCCGCGGCCTACATAGATGTGATCGCCGTGACGGCGATCTACCACTGGGTCTCGGCCCCCGTGGGGCTGACCATCGCCGCGGTCATCGGCGGTGCCGGGCTGACGTTGGCCCGCATGTGGGACTCCGAGCATCTGGGCCTTCTGGTTCTGGTGCCATTGATCGTGTTGGCACCGGTCGTCACCGACGGTGTCACGCTGCTTCTGATCGGATTCATGCTGGCGTTGTCGGCGGCCACACTGCCCGTGCAGTGGGGGCGCGACTGGATGACATTGCACGTCGCACGGATTACTGCGGGCACGGTGCCGCTTCTGGTTGCGTTGATGGGGGCGACGTTCGGCGACCACAACGATCTGCGGTTGGCGTTGGCCTGCGCGATAGGTGCGGTGCTGGCCGTTGCCTCGGGGGTGCTGTTGTTGCGCTGGACTGCCAACAAGGCTGGGATGGCGCTCACGACGGCCGCGGGAACCATCCCGCTGCTGTGTGTTTCGGCCGCGGTGGATCGGGCGGTGGCCGCTCTGATGATCGGGGTGCTGGCCGCAGCCCTGGTCGGAATCGCCGCGATAGGTAATCAGGTGCCCGGCGTCACGGCTGTGGTGCGACAGGTGTGGTCGGTGCTCTCGGCAGTCGCGGCCCTGATCGCGGTCACCGTGGCCTTCGAGGGCACGGTAGCCGGTCCGGTACTACTGGCGATGGCGGTCGCGGTTGCGATCACCGCCCCGCGCAGTGACATCGGAAGGTGGGCGGCGGTCGGGTTCGCGGTGGTCGGTGGCCTGTACTTCCTGAGCTACGCGCCACCGGAAACCCTCATGCACGCAACCGAACTCAGTGGGGGTGTCGCGGCGTCGGTGTTGACGTCGAGCATCCTGGCGATCGCCGCCGCAGTGACGATCGTGTGGTCGTGGAGAGTTGGCAGACCGGTACACGACGACTCGATTCGATTGCTGTGGGTGGTCGCGGCGGCGGTGATCGGCTACGCGGTGACGACCTTCACCGTGACAGTCGGGGTGCTCGTCGGCGGGACCGGTGCCGGGTTCTTCGGTGGGCACATGGCGGCGACCATCTGCTGGATCGTGTTGGCAGCCGGTTTGTTCCACTACGCCGCGAGCCGACCGAGGCTGCAGCGATCACTGCCCATCGGTGGCGGACTCGCGCTGGTGGCTGCAGCGATGGCCAAGCTTTTCCTATTCGACCTGGGCACCCTCGACGGTATCTTCCGGGTTGCGGTGTTCATCGTCGTAGGGCTGACGCTCCTGGGAATGGGCGCCGGATACGCCCGGCTGCTGAGCCAGCAGGACAAGAACGATGAGCAGCTCACCGAATCGCAGATGTGA
- a CDS encoding response regulator transcription factor: MVESVPKVMVVDDHPIWRDAVARDLADDGFEVVATADGVAAARRRAAVVRPDVVVMDMRLTDGTGAQATAEVLAVSPDTKVLVLSASDERDDVLEAVKAGATGYLVKSASKAELGEAVRATAQGRAVFTPGLAGLVLGEYRRMAARPDRDAATPSLTERETEVLRFVAKGLTAKQIATRLSLSHRTVENHVQATFRKLQVANRVELARYAIEHGLDE, translated from the coding sequence ATGGTTGAGTCTGTACCGAAGGTGATGGTGGTGGACGACCACCCGATCTGGCGGGATGCGGTGGCCCGTGATCTTGCCGACGACGGCTTCGAGGTGGTCGCGACGGCCGACGGGGTCGCCGCGGCCCGGCGCCGCGCCGCAGTTGTCCGCCCCGACGTGGTGGTGATGGACATGCGGTTGACTGACGGCACCGGCGCGCAGGCCACCGCGGAAGTGTTGGCGGTATCCCCGGATACCAAGGTCTTGGTGTTGTCGGCGTCCGACGAGCGCGACGACGTGCTTGAGGCGGTGAAGGCGGGAGCCACCGGTTACCTGGTGAAGAGCGCATCGAAAGCCGAACTGGGCGAAGCTGTTCGGGCGACCGCGCAGGGGCGGGCCGTGTTCACACCTGGTCTGGCCGGTCTGGTGCTGGGGGAGTATCGGCGCATGGCAGCGCGGCCGGACCGGGACGCGGCCACACCGAGTCTCACCGAACGCGAGACCGAGGTGCTGCGCTTTGTGGCAAAAGGGTTGACCGCCAAGCAGATTGCCACGCGGCTGTCGCTGAGCCACCGGACCGTCGAGAACCACGTCCAGGCGACGTTCCGTAAATTGCAGGTGGCCAACCGGGTCGAACTGGCCCGGTACGCGATTGAGCACGGGCTCGACGAGTAG
- the macS gene encoding MacS family sensor histidine kinase: MQRRSDPVTPLWRAAQGFRLLSCIYASGFQIAINDDLSRPILAWLLFAVLLLWSIACAVAYLKGFGRRPAWVITEIVIVLALMLSTEVVASDHWAADNQSWPTTLWATNATISAALQFGPVGGMATGLAVVAAAATLKGYVSPNLGRNATIVIEVAVGFAVGMAAQTARRAHAELERAVRMAAALEERERLSRRVHDGAIQVLALVSRRGREIGGETAALAELAGEQERALRRLVSAPDTEVAVGTLTDIGALLRSRASDWVSVSLPAQPVLLEDAVARELFAAAGNALDNVAAHAGPNARAFVLVEDLGETVTVSIRDDGVGIAGGRLAEAVRQGRLGISKSIVGRMDWLGGTAQLTTAAGAGTEWELTVPRKEGDGDG, encoded by the coding sequence GTGCAGCGCCGTTCGGATCCGGTCACCCCGCTGTGGCGGGCGGCGCAGGGCTTCCGGCTGCTGAGCTGCATTTACGCATCTGGCTTCCAGATCGCGATCAACGACGATCTGAGCCGGCCGATTCTGGCCTGGCTGTTATTTGCTGTGCTGCTGCTCTGGAGTATCGCGTGCGCAGTCGCCTATCTAAAAGGGTTTGGTCGCCGGCCGGCCTGGGTGATCACCGAAATCGTGATCGTGCTGGCCCTGATGTTGTCGACGGAGGTTGTCGCGTCCGATCACTGGGCGGCCGACAACCAATCGTGGCCGACCACACTGTGGGCGACGAACGCCACCATCTCGGCGGCTCTTCAGTTTGGCCCGGTTGGCGGCATGGCGACCGGACTGGCGGTGGTGGCGGCTGCAGCGACATTGAAGGGGTATGTGAGCCCTAACCTCGGTCGCAACGCCACGATCGTCATCGAGGTGGCGGTTGGGTTCGCGGTCGGCATGGCGGCTCAGACCGCCCGGCGTGCCCACGCCGAACTCGAGCGGGCGGTCCGAATGGCCGCGGCCCTGGAGGAGCGGGAACGGCTGTCTCGCCGGGTGCACGACGGGGCCATCCAGGTGTTGGCGCTGGTGTCCAGGCGGGGCCGTGAAATCGGTGGTGAGACCGCGGCGCTCGCAGAGCTTGCCGGGGAGCAAGAGCGGGCGCTGCGCCGGCTGGTCAGTGCGCCCGATACCGAAGTTGCCGTGGGAACACTGACCGATATCGGTGCACTGCTGCGCAGCCGGGCCAGCGATTGGGTTTCGGTCAGTCTGCCTGCGCAGCCCGTGCTGCTCGAAGATGCGGTGGCCCGGGAATTGTTCGCGGCGGCCGGCAATGCTCTCGACAATGTAGCCGCCCACGCCGGGCCGAACGCCCGGGCGTTCGTCCTCGTCGAGGATCTGGGGGAGACCGTGACGGTCAGTATCCGCGATGACGGCGTGGGCATCGCCGGTGGCCGGCTGGCCGAGGCAGTCCGGCAGGGTCGCTTGGGTATATCGAAATCGATTGTGGGGCGGATGGATTGGCTGGGTGGCACGGCCCAGTTGACCACTGCAGCGGGCGCCGGCACGGAATGGGAACTGACGGTGCCGCGCAAGGAGGGGGACGGTGATGGTTGA
- a CDS encoding sulfurtransferase has translation MSAVRTDVFVTAAELRRLIESGDPVTVLDVRWTLPEPDGTAAYLAGHVPSAVYVSLDDELTDHGVVGKGRHPLPSGRNLEASARRWGLRTGVPVVVYDDWNRAGSGRAWWVLTAAGIADVRILDGGLAAWTAAGGALQTRPVEPVPGDVVVTHDDLYHGGRRTITADEAGAHAGVLLDARAPERFRGDVEPMDAAAGHIPGAVNLPSTRVLAADGTVLPHSELRELLTEQGLIDITEIGAYCGSGVTAAVTVAALAAAGVDAALFPGSWSEWVSDPTRPVAVGP, from the coding sequence GTGAGCGCAGTACGAACAGACGTTTTCGTCACCGCCGCCGAACTGCGACGACTCATCGAGTCCGGGGATCCCGTCACGGTCCTGGACGTGCGGTGGACACTGCCTGAGCCCGACGGCACTGCCGCGTATCTGGCCGGCCACGTGCCAAGCGCGGTGTACGTGTCCCTCGATGACGAGCTGACCGACCACGGTGTCGTCGGAAAGGGGCGCCATCCATTGCCTTCCGGCCGCAACCTCGAGGCCTCAGCACGCCGCTGGGGCCTGCGCACCGGGGTGCCCGTCGTGGTTTACGACGACTGGAACCGGGCTGGGTCCGGCCGGGCCTGGTGGGTGCTGACCGCAGCCGGCATCGCCGACGTCCGCATCCTCGATGGCGGACTTGCAGCGTGGACTGCCGCAGGTGGCGCCTTGCAGACCCGACCGGTCGAGCCCGTGCCGGGCGATGTCGTCGTCACCCACGATGACCTGTACCACGGAGGCCGTCGCACGATCACCGCCGACGAGGCGGGAGCCCATGCTGGTGTGTTGCTCGACGCCCGTGCGCCGGAGCGGTTCCGCGGCGACGTCGAACCGATGGATGCGGCTGCCGGCCACATCCCGGGTGCGGTGAATCTGCCCAGCACCCGGGTCCTCGCGGCCGACGGCACCGTGCTGCCGCATTCCGAGCTCCGCGAGTTGCTCACTGAACAAGGGCTGATCGACATCACCGAGATCGGCGCCTATTGCGGCTCGGGTGTCACCGCAGCTGTCACAGTCGCGGCGCTCGCGGCTGCCGGCGTGGATGCTGCACTGTTCCCCGGATCGTGGTCAGAGTGGGTCAGCGATCCCACTCGTCCGGTCGCGGTCGGACCCTAG
- a CDS encoding amino acid ABC transporter ATP-binding protein: MVRAQSVCKSFGALDVLKGVTLDIGHGEVLCMVGPSGSGKSTFLRCINHLEQVNAGRLYIDGELVGYRERGGKLHELRPKEAAKQRREVGMVFQHFNLFPHRTVLGNIIEAPIHVKKVKKDQAVARAKDLLGQVGLSAKADAYPAQLSGGQQQRVAIARALAMSPKLMLFDEPTSALDPELVGEVLAVMKNLASEGMTMVVVTHEMGFAREVADKLVFMDGGVIVESGNPREVMANPKHERTKAFLSKVM, encoded by the coding sequence ATGGTCCGCGCCCAGAGTGTGTGTAAGAGCTTCGGTGCGCTGGACGTTCTCAAGGGCGTGACACTCGATATCGGCCACGGCGAGGTGCTCTGCATGGTCGGGCCTTCGGGTTCGGGAAAGTCGACGTTCCTGCGGTGCATCAACCACCTGGAGCAGGTGAACGCGGGTCGTCTGTACATCGACGGTGAGCTGGTGGGTTACCGGGAGCGCGGTGGAAAGCTGCACGAGCTGCGCCCCAAAGAAGCCGCCAAACAGCGCCGCGAGGTCGGCATGGTGTTCCAGCACTTCAATCTGTTCCCGCATCGGACGGTGCTGGGGAACATCATCGAGGCGCCCATCCACGTCAAGAAGGTCAAGAAAGATCAGGCGGTGGCGCGGGCCAAGGATCTGCTGGGGCAGGTCGGGTTGTCCGCGAAAGCCGACGCATACCCTGCGCAGTTATCCGGTGGTCAGCAGCAGCGCGTGGCCATCGCGCGCGCCTTGGCGATGAGTCCCAAGCTGATGCTTTTCGACGAGCCGACCTCGGCGTTGGATCCCGAGCTCGTCGGAGAGGTGCTGGCGGTGATGAAGAACCTCGCCAGCGAGGGGATGACCATGGTGGTCGTGACCCATGAGATGGGCTTCGCCCGTGAGGTCGCCGACAAGCTGGTGTTCATGGACGGTGGCGTCATCGTCGAGAGCGGTAATCCCCGCGAGGTGATGGCCAACCCGAAACATGAACGCACGAAAGCGTTTTTATCGAAGGTGATGTAG
- a CDS encoding amino acid ABC transporter permease produces MADASPPPAIDAVPLRHPWRWITAVLIICGLALFVYGAATNEAYRWDTYGKYLFDQRISQAAWNTLQLTIFSMVLALVLGVALAVMRLSPNPVLKSVSWLYLWIFRGTPVYVQLVLWGLVPVIYKNIQLGVPFGPTLFKFSLSEPNFFMLAILGLGLNEAAYMAEIIRAGISSVPEGQSEASTALGMSWWMTMHRIVLPQAMRVIIPPTGNEFISMLKTTSLVTAVPYSFELYGRSKDIGVALFQPIPLLLVASTWYLAVTSVLMVGQFYLERHYARGASRKLTTKQLETLAKAQMGEPHP; encoded by the coding sequence ATGGCCGACGCGTCGCCGCCACCCGCCATCGATGCTGTCCCGCTGAGACATCCGTGGCGGTGGATCACGGCCGTCCTCATCATCTGCGGTCTCGCGCTGTTCGTCTACGGCGCGGCCACGAACGAGGCCTACCGGTGGGATACGTACGGGAAATACCTGTTTGATCAACGGATTTCGCAGGCCGCCTGGAACACCCTGCAGCTGACGATCTTCTCCATGGTGCTCGCACTGGTCCTCGGGGTCGCCTTGGCGGTGATGCGGCTGTCGCCGAACCCGGTGCTCAAGTCGGTGTCGTGGCTTTATCTATGGATATTCCGCGGCACACCGGTGTACGTGCAGTTGGTGCTCTGGGGCTTGGTCCCGGTGATCTACAAGAACATTCAGCTCGGCGTCCCGTTCGGTCCGACCCTCTTCAAATTCAGTCTCAGCGAACCGAATTTCTTCATGCTGGCGATCCTGGGACTGGGTCTCAACGAGGCGGCTTACATGGCCGAGATCATCCGGGCCGGCATCAGTTCGGTGCCGGAGGGGCAGTCCGAGGCATCGACTGCCCTCGGCATGTCGTGGTGGATGACGATGCACCGAATTGTTCTGCCACAGGCGATGCGGGTCATCATCCCGCCGACCGGTAACGAGTTCATCAGCATGCTCAAGACCACCTCGCTGGTCACCGCAGTCCCGTACAGCTTCGAGTTGTACGGTCGGTCGAAAGACATCGGCGTCGCGCTGTTTCAGCCGATTCCGCTGCTGCTGGTGGCGTCCACCTGGTATCTGGCGGTCACGAGTGTGCTGATGGTCGGCCAGTTCTATCTGGAGCGTCACTACGCCAGGGGCGCATCCCGGAAGTTGACGACGAAACAGCTCGAGACACTGGCCAAGGCACAGATGGGAGAGCCACATCCATGA
- a CDS encoding ABC transporter substrate-binding protein, with protein MWRVAGVIAASGALMLSGCANNSDSGTSGTATTAATAEKVDAIADTVPDAIKSSGKLIVGTDPTYAPNEFKDPNGKIIGFDVDLMNAIAATLGLAPEYRPSAFDKIIPSVQGGSYNVGMSSFTDSKEREEQVDFVTYFEAGSAWAQKVGAGINPDDACGKRIAVQTATVQDTKELPARSDKCVKEGKPAIAVLKFDDQSAATNAVLLGQADAMSADSPVTAYAVKQSDGKLEQVGKIFDSAPYGWVVQKGSPLAESLQKALEHLIQTGAYKQVAANWGAENGLIDKPVINGATS; from the coding sequence ATGTGGCGTGTTGCAGGGGTGATTGCGGCAAGTGGCGCCCTGATGCTCTCGGGGTGCGCAAATAACAGTGACAGCGGCACATCGGGCACGGCGACGACTGCGGCAACGGCTGAGAAGGTCGATGCCATCGCCGACACGGTGCCGGATGCGATCAAGTCGAGCGGCAAGCTCATCGTCGGCACCGACCCGACCTACGCGCCGAACGAGTTCAAGGATCCCAACGGCAAGATCATCGGCTTCGATGTCGATCTGATGAACGCGATCGCTGCGACACTGGGGCTGGCGCCGGAGTACCGACCGTCGGCGTTCGACAAGATCATCCCTTCGGTCCAGGGCGGCAGTTACAACGTCGGCATGTCGTCGTTCACCGACTCGAAAGAGCGTGAAGAGCAGGTGGACTTCGTCACCTATTTCGAGGCAGGTTCGGCGTGGGCGCAGAAGGTCGGCGCGGGCATCAACCCGGACGACGCGTGCGGGAAGAGAATCGCGGTCCAGACCGCAACCGTGCAGGACACCAAGGAGTTGCCCGCGCGCAGCGACAAGTGTGTCAAGGAGGGTAAGCCCGCCATCGCCGTCCTCAAGTTCGATGATCAGTCGGCAGCCACCAACGCGGTCCTGCTGGGCCAGGCGGACGCGATGTCGGCGGACTCACCGGTGACGGCCTACGCGGTCAAGCAGAGTGACGGCAAACTCGAACAGGTCGGCAAGATCTTCGATTCGGCCCCGTACGGTTGGGTCGTCCAGAAGGGCTCGCCACTGGCCGAGTCGCTGCAGAAGGCGCTCGAGCACCTTATTCAAACCGGAGCGTACAAGCAGGTGGCAGCCAACTGGGGCGCCGAAAACGGACTGATCGACAAGCCGGTCATCAACGGCGCGACCAGCTGA
- a CDS encoding HdeD family acid-resistance protein, whose translation METTTAPSLLPHLWKASLATGVLAVILGILVFVRPGAAIIVTAAFFGAYLLVTGIWQVVLAFSLRSTAGSRVLLFITGAASLVLAVLCFVNLDNSIQLLAIWIGVGFIFRGVATAMSAIGDRSLPGRIWEIIIGILSVIAGIIMFVAPLNGLVALTQVTGIILIVLGVAEVISAFGIRSDAKKLRAAFSPEPRQ comes from the coding sequence ATGGAAACCACTACTGCCCCAAGCCTCTTGCCTCATCTGTGGAAGGCAAGTCTGGCGACCGGCGTCCTCGCAGTCATCTTGGGCATTCTCGTGTTTGTCCGCCCGGGCGCGGCGATCATCGTGACCGCGGCCTTCTTCGGCGCGTACCTCTTGGTGACTGGTATCTGGCAGGTCGTACTCGCCTTCAGCCTGCGTTCCACGGCCGGTAGCCGTGTGCTGCTGTTCATCACCGGTGCCGCGTCGCTCGTTCTGGCGGTGCTGTGTTTCGTAAACCTGGACAACTCGATTCAGCTGCTGGCCATCTGGATCGGTGTCGGCTTTATCTTCCGCGGTGTGGCCACGGCGATGTCGGCGATCGGTGATCGGTCTCTGCCCGGCCGTATTTGGGAGATCATCATCGGCATTCTCAGCGTCATCGCCGGCATCATCATGTTCGTCGCGCCGCTCAATGGCCTCGTCGCCCTCACTCAGGTCACCGGCATCATCCTGATCGTGCTCGGCGTGGCCGAGGTCATTTCCGCCTTCGGCATCCGCAGCGACGCCAAGAAACTGAGGGCCGCTTTCAGCCCGGAACCTCGCCAGTGA
- a CDS encoding cytochrome ubiquinol oxidase subunit I: MDALDVSRWQFGITTVYHFIFVPLTIGLAPLIAIMQTVWVITGNDSWYRLTRFFGKLFLINFAIGVATGIVQEFQFGMNWSEYSRFVGDIFGAPLAMEGLAAFFFESTFIGLWIFGWTRLPRLVHLACIWIVAIAVNMSAFFIISANSFMQHPVGAVFNAEKGRAELTSIVALFTNNTAIAAFSHAVAGAFLTAGVFVACVSAWWMVRSHRAGAADHKTAGTAVDDAVHMYRPATILGCLVTLVAAIGLFFTGDAQGKLMFQQQPMKMASAESLCHSQTDPDFSVLTVGTHNNCDSVVHAIEVPFVLPFLAEGKFTGVHLDGVQDLQQQYEQKFGPGDYRPNLFVTYWSFRAMIGFLAAPGLFALVALWLTRGGRIPNQRWFSWFALLTIPTPFLANSAGWVFTEMGRQPWVVAPNPTGDQDIRLTVAQGVSHNSMTVVVLSLVTFTLLYAVLAVIWFYLLRRYIVAGPLEHDSEPAPPVPPGADDVAPLSFAY, encoded by the coding sequence ATGGATGCGTTGGATGTGTCTCGGTGGCAGTTCGGAATCACCACTGTCTACCACTTCATTTTTGTTCCGCTGACCATCGGGTTGGCACCGCTGATCGCCATCATGCAGACCGTATGGGTGATCACGGGGAACGACAGCTGGTACCGACTCACCCGATTCTTCGGCAAGCTCTTCCTGATCAACTTCGCGATCGGGGTGGCCACCGGAATCGTGCAGGAATTCCAATTCGGCATGAACTGGAGCGAGTACTCACGATTCGTGGGCGACATCTTCGGCGCTCCACTGGCCATGGAGGGGTTGGCCGCGTTCTTCTTCGAATCCACGTTCATCGGCCTGTGGATCTTCGGCTGGACGCGACTGCCCCGCCTGGTGCACCTCGCCTGCATCTGGATCGTCGCCATCGCGGTGAACATGTCGGCGTTCTTCATCATCTCGGCCAATTCGTTCATGCAGCATCCGGTCGGGGCCGTGTTCAACGCCGAAAAGGGGCGCGCCGAGCTGACCAGCATCGTCGCGCTGTTCACGAACAACACTGCGATCGCCGCGTTTTCGCATGCTGTCGCCGGAGCATTCCTGACCGCCGGGGTGTTCGTAGCGTGTGTGTCGGCCTGGTGGATGGTGCGCTCACACCGGGCGGGCGCCGCTGACCACAAGACCGCCGGAACGGCCGTCGATGATGCGGTGCACATGTACCGGCCCGCCACCATCCTCGGCTGCCTGGTCACACTCGTCGCCGCCATCGGACTCTTCTTCACCGGCGATGCCCAGGGCAAGCTGATGTTCCAGCAACAGCCGATGAAGATGGCCTCTGCAGAATCGTTGTGTCACAGCCAAACCGACCCGGATTTCTCGGTGCTCACCGTCGGGACCCACAACAACTGCGACAGCGTCGTGCACGCCATCGAGGTGCCTTTCGTCCTGCCGTTCCTGGCCGAGGGCAAGTTCACCGGCGTGCACCTGGACGGCGTGCAGGATCTGCAGCAGCAGTATGAGCAGAAGTTCGGGCCCGGTGACTACCGGCCCAACCTGTTCGTCACCTATTGGTCGTTCCGCGCGATGATCGGATTCCTCGCAGCCCCCGGCCTTTTCGCACTTGTCGCGCTGTGGCTGACCCGCGGCGGCCGGATTCCGAACCAGCGCTGGTTCTCCTGGTTCGCGCTGCTGACCATCCCGACACCGTTCCTGGCCAACAGCGCGGGCTGGGTGTTCACCGAGATGGGCCGCCAGCCCTGGGTCGTGGCGCCCAACCCAACCGGTGATCAGGATATTCGGCTGACCGTGGCCCAAGGCGTGTCACACAACTCGATGACCGTCGTGGTGCTGTCCCTGGTGACCTTCACGTTGCTCTACGCCGTGCTTGCGGTCATCTGGTTCTATCTGCTGCGCCGCTACATCGTCGCCGGGCCGCTGGAACACGACTCCGAACCGGCGCCGCCGGTACCGCCGGGTGCCGACGACGTCGCGCCGTTGTCGTTCGCCTACTGA